In Anomaloglossus baeobatrachus isolate aAnoBae1 chromosome 6, aAnoBae1.hap1, whole genome shotgun sequence, the genomic stretch TCCCCTGTGTATTATCTATAGGGGCATCACACAGAGATGGGGAGATCGTACATGTAATATCCCCTGTGTATTATCTATAGGGGCATCACACAGAGATGGGGGATCGTACATGTAATGTCACCTGTGTATTATctatagggggcatcacacagagatGGGGGATCGTACATGTAATGTCTCCTGTGTATTATCTATAGGGGCATCACACAGAGATGGGGGGATCATACATATAATGTCACCTGTGTATTATctatagggggcatcacacagagatGGGGGGATCGTACATATAATGTCACCTGTGTATTATctatagggggcatcacacagtaatgggggatcgtacatgtaatatcccatgtattatctatagggggcatcacacagagatGGGGAGATCGTACATGTAATGTCACCTGTGTATTATctatagggggcatcacacagagatGGGGGATCGTACATGTAATGTCACCTGTGTATTATctatagggggcatcacacagagatGGGGGATCGTACATATAATGTCACCTGTGTATTATctatagggggcatcacacagagatGGGGGATCGTACATATAATGTCACCTGTGTATTATCTATAGGGGGCATCACACGGAGATGGGGGATCGTATATGTAATATCCCCTGTGTATTATctatagggggcatcacacagagatGGGGGATCGTACATGTAATGTCACCTGTGTATTATctatagggggcatcacacagagatGGGGGGGATCGTACATGTAATGTCACCTGTGTATTATctatagggggcatcacacagagatGGGGGATCGTACATGTAATGTCACTGAGGGCTCGCAGTATCCCGGCTCTGGTGTTTACGTTGCGGTACCAGCACTGACTACAATAATCCAGCTCTGTTAAATCCCGATCATACTGTAGATTAAGCAATGGCCCAGATTACATTACAGGGGCTGCGGGGCTCTTGTATGGCACATTTGTGTTTGCTCGGATCATTGTTGTCAGCAGTATATAGAGGCTTTCACCACCTGACTTCCTTATGGGAAGGAGTTGCGACCTGGTACCCGGCATTAGTGCTCTGGAGGATGATATTGTGGAGCACATTGCGGCATTTGGTGTTTTTTTAGTCTTACCTCACATGTGTTTCTACTTCATGCTCAGGAATGGCTTCAGCCAAAGACTTTATCTCCATCTGTACAGACAAgctcgggcgttgaccagctgtgtgctcattagtgattggactagcaggagttaatttatgttagcctgctggttaccttttggatcacatattGCAGGAGACCTTTCACAGGTACTCCCCGCctctttaagatggaggaatctgtcttcttATGCCGACTATAGTTTTGCTAACCCGGTCCATGTGGttttgtgttccagttgctggtgatttattgcgtgctgcttggtgtgttgtggaaacccTCTcatctgtttatttcctccctgctctttatttcctactTATCACATAATGTCTTATATCCACATgtatgctagctgtgtgatagagttttggtttccctatttgtccttatctgtgggttcaAGCACTCCTGTATCAGCCCTCCTCTGGGGTTGGGGAGAGGGGGTATTAATGCAGAGATATCAaggagcagggtaaggaaggcggcccagacatcttcaccatcagaagtatctcTGGGATGAGAGACAGCTATggccccccctagcctgagggccagattAGGAACCCCGAATCCCTGTTATCCCATAACtgatattttttttgtgttttccagAAATTTTTGGACAATTGTACAAGTTATGTGACTCATTCTTGCTTCTAGAAGACAGAATCATATATTGCTAAATAAAACATCTTCACCACATCTCGGCCTTGGAGACGCCTTGAACCAGGGCACATTTAGTGGATTGAACTAGTTGACATTTTAGAAAATTTTCTTGGCCATGGAAACCAGGAACAACAAAGATCAGAACCCGGAGAATGCCAGGATCACCCCCGAGATGCTGAAGTCTAGAACTGGGGAGTTTGACCTAGAGTCTATCCTGTTCCTCAAGTTGAGAGGCCTGGGACTTCAGGAGCTGGGTTGCATAGGAGAATGCTTGAATCTGGAACGTTTAGACCTGTCTAATAACTACATCTCCCACCTCGCCCCGTTGTCCtctctgaagcagatggtggccctAAATCTTTCCTGCAACCGGATCTCTTCCTTGGAGCCTCTGGCATCTTGTGACAACTTGCAGACCCTAAATGTGGCTGGGAACCTTCTGTGCAATGTCGAGAACCTGCAGTGTCTGAAGGGTCTTCGTAGAATGGAAAGCATCCGTCTTCGAGACCCTGTGTATAACTTGAGCAATCCACTTTGCGCCAACGTGTCATACAGACATGCCGTGCTGGAGACTATCCCCAGTGTCCGAGTCATTGACGGTGAGAGGGTGACCGGTTCCGGGAGTGACCTTTATCACCTTTGTAAAGACATTGACAATTCCTTAAAGAGGTTTATTGGCAATGGAGCAGTGGAGGTCTCCGGGGCTGTCAAACCTTGGGTGGATGAAGGCTTCTGGGAACTGAAGCCTTCACATAGCTCCATTATTGAGGAGACCTATAAACAATTCAATGATATCCTACAAGAGTGTAAGGAACTGAGCAAGAGGGCCGACGATGCCATCGCCCAGGCCGAAAGGATGCTCAACATAAGAAGTGACACCAACTCCTATGTCTTCTGAGCCTGGATTTGGTCTCGTTGCACCCGCGTAGCTTCCGTCTCCTGACCTTCTTTCTTCTGGCCTTCTTTGGCTCAGTTTTTGTTGACCTCAATGGCCTTAAGGAGTCTTCACTATTGGAAGCTGAACTTCTGAAACCCCAGAACTTTTCACTGACCTTCCATCCTTTCGGAGACATCCACAGTCAAATAAAGCTGCTGATTTTTCAGCTGAAATTGCAGAAGGGAAATCCATCGTAATTGATGAGCAGCAAAGTGGACGAGATCTGAGCAAACTCCAATTTCTGCTGGAGAAAGGGCACAGATTTCTTACCGACTTTTTCCATTGATTTGCGGCTTCTGTGTTGAGCTCTCCATGGTCCCATAGCCGGTATCGGTTTGCTGGCCGCTTATAATGACGTAATTTGCTTAgataactgctgcagccaatcacgggcTTCAGTGGTCAGAGGTACCGATATATAATCCCTGGACGTATAGGGATTGGTCAGCACACGTGGGAACATCTCGGCTTTGGAATAGCAGCAAATTCTACCGGTGTGAACATAGCCCAAACCTAGGCCTAGTACTCTGTGTACATGAGCCCTAAGGggctcttaagccagctttacacgttgcaattagttgtacaatcgcttttgcgatgtgacacgcccaggttgcatacgggatcttatgagattgcacgtaggtcgttcatttgctgtcacacgtgcgttagtagtctatgttaaattgatcaattttatgtgcgatcctttagatcatgtgttatgTGACGTATGCAttaggcaccttttttttttttttttatttattgacttgacaagcgtgtgtaatgtgtagggatgcgtttttactatgtcatctgccattcagctctgttacatggccgctgacagcagacacagacagccatgtagcagagctgaatggccgctgacagcagacacagacagccatgtagcagagctgaatggccgctgacagcagacacagacagccatgtagcagagctgaatggccgctgacagcagacacagacagccatgtagcagagctgaatggccgctgacagcagacacagacagccatgtagcagagctgaatggccgctgacagcagacacagacagagccgcactgtcagaatgaactcgggtgaacttcacccgacttcattgtcatgctgcggctctgtctgtgtcgcatcctgattagcggtcacctgtgaagggctcaccggtgaccgctaaactcctgagtaactgaattgagcagtcctctctcatactcaccaatccccgatctccggcgctgcacggcattcacactgcctaacaatatcagccaacagccgcccagaatttccgcatacattagatgcgacagttctgggactgtacccggctcttcccgatttgccctggtgcgttggcaaatcggggtaatatggagttattggcagcccatagctgccaataagtcctagattaatcatgtcaggcgtctatgagacaccttccatcattaatctgtaaattacagtaaataaacacacacacccgaaaaaatcctttattagaaataaaaaacacaaacatataccctggttaaccactttaatcagcccaaaaaagccctccatgtccggcggaatccaggatgctccagcgtcgcttccagctctgctgcatggaggtgaccggagctgcagaaaacaccgccgctcctgtcagctccacgcagcaactgaggtgagtatcgcgatcagctgagctgtcactgaggttacccgctgtcactggatccagcggtggccgcgagtaacctcagtgacagctcagctgatcgcgctactcaccgccgctcctctcacctccacgcagcaactgaggtgagtagcgcgatcagctgagctgtcactgaggttacccgcggccaccgctggatccagtgacagcgggtaacctcagtgacagctcagctgatcgcgcggctctcttcagttgctgtgtgaagctgacaggagcggcggtgtattctgcagctccggtcacctccatgcagcagcgctggaagcgacactggagcatcctggattccgccggacatggagggctttttggggctgattaaagtggttaaccagggtatatgttggtgttttttatttctaataaatgattttttcatgtgtgtgtgtgtttatttactgtcacttacagattaatcatggaagatatctcggggagacgcctgacatgattaatctaggacttattggcagctatgggctgccaataactccttattaccccgatttgccaacgcaccagggcaaatcgggaagagccgggtacagtcccagaactgtcgcatctaatgtatgcggaaattctgggcggctgttggctgatattgttaggctggggggctccccataacgtggagctccccatcctgagaataccagccttcagccgtatggctttatctgtctggttttaaaattggggggaccgcacgccgttttttttaattatttaattatgtcactacacagtatagacacgccccccGGCTGTTATGATTGGGTgtagtgacacctgtcactcagagtgggggcgtgtctcactgtaaccaatcataggtgccggtgggcggggatagcagggaatacgagattgtttaatgggcggccggctttttcaaaatagtaaaagccgccggagcagtgtgaatgccgtgcagcgccggggatcggggatcggtgagtatatgagagagggggatagactgacatggacagagagagagggacagagatagtgaccgactgacagagattagtgcatgacagacattgtgaggcgcttcagaacgcagcttttcagctgcgctctgaagcggaccttttttaagctgcgctgcagagcgcacagctgcgcacatagcctcagacaccaaaatcgtatgagggatgtcacacgttacaattgcctaggttcgtgcaacaaaacgctcaattctagacaaagatacgatgtgtttgcgatcaacggttttgcgttcaatcctgatcgcacgtagatgtcacacgcagacacctcacaaacgatgccggatgtgcgtcacttacaacttgaccccaacgacggattgtgagatatattgaagcgtgtgtagcgggcttaagagggACACTGATCCTAAAATTGGGGTTCTTAAAAAGCAGATTTTTTTTTGCTGGGCAGTCTTTCTTGGATAAAAACACTATAGTTGTCCTCTTAGATaagtgataacagagaacaatagattgCATTAATGTGAACATGAAAGCAAGTGATGGATTGGTGGAGTAGAGTTCCTTTAATACCTGCCATCTTTCATTGGAAATGACCACGGAGGAGAAACCATCTGTAGAGGTTGGGGAATAGCTACGGCAAATTATGGGAACGTGGTCCTTCCCTGACACACCAGTGGCCGCCTGTTTCCACGCTTCTCTGTGCCCCATTTCCAATGCTTAAACTTGCTCTTTTCTGTATTGGTGTCTGTAGGTcagatcctgtgtataatgtccaCTCACCAAAAGAGTGGACACCGTGTAATCTGTAATGTGGTCACATAGTGTCACGTGGAACACCAGAGGACCTGCACCGGATCCACATACAAGCAGCGCTTTTCTTATGTCCGCTCTTCTTGGTCATGTAGTTACATTTCCGCCTCCACTGCCCGTGCGTCAGTCTTCAGCCTGTGTCCACGTATCTGCCACGAACAAATCAGCTCAGGAGTTTACAATGTAGAAGGGTCAGAGTGCGCTTTTTAAAGGCAACCTGTTACCTTGCAGAGTGTCACTTACCTGCTGATATAGTGTTTAATTGGCAGGTAAATAGTCTGACAATGCTGTTAAGCTACCGGTTAAAAttgtacttattttttccctggagccgctggctttcagtcatgggggcggTGCATGCAGCACCGCTCACTGTACTCTGAGTGATGGCTGTAAACATGCCCCagaactttgattgacagcttgctctgcATAGATGAGCTGCATCGCTGGTTGTTAATGAAAGTTTTGGTGTGTATTTACAACCGTCACTCAAAGAATAGTGGGCAGGGCTGTGAGCAAAAACCGTAATTGCTGCATGCATAaccccatgactgaaagctggcactTCCGAGAGGAAAACCATGAGCAACTACTGTAGCCGCTCCGTGCACGACCGCATGATTGAAAGCCTGCACTCCTAAGAGGAAAACCGTGAGCAATGACTGTAGCTGCTACATGTACAaccccatgactgaaagccagcaccCCTGAGAGGAAAACTGTGAGCGATGACTGTAACTGCTCCGTGCACGACCCAATGACTGAAAgtttattttctccctgcagctgcactTTCAGTAAGGTGGTCAGGCA encodes the following:
- the LRRC61 gene encoding leucine-rich repeat-containing protein 61, whose product is METRNNKDQNPENARITPEMLKSRTGEFDLESILFLKLRGLGLQELGCIGECLNLERLDLSNNYISHLAPLSSLKQMVALNLSCNRISSLEPLASCDNLQTLNVAGNLLCNVENLQCLKGLRRMESIRLRDPVYNLSNPLCANVSYRHAVLETIPSVRVIDGERVTGSGSDLYHLCKDIDNSLKRFIGNGAVEVSGAVKPWVDEGFWELKPSHSSIIEETYKQFNDILQECKELSKRADDAIAQAERMLNIRSDTNSYVF